The DNA sequence TTCCCCATCGCACCTCTGTGCACCTGGCCTCTTCACCAAGTCACACACAGCGCGcacacctccctctccctgtgtctctctttaCCCATCCTTCCGCGGGAGCGTATCCGCCAGTGGTTGGTCctcccctgcttctctcctctcttcccatcaCATCCCTGACATCCCTCCATCCTCCACCTCCTGGGACGATCCGGGGAGATCTGGTCCCTAACCGTTCCTGGGGACGAAGCCCGGCGTCCCTACCCTGCCCCTGGGTCTTGAGGAAACGCCAGCTGTCCTCGTCCCTTTCCCCGTGAGAGCGGACGTTTCTTCTCCGTGCTCCCCTCCCGCCCGTCGCCCGGTGCCCAGTGCCCCGCAGGTCGGTGCCCTCGCGGCAGCCGTCGATGCGAGCCAGCCTGACTGTCCGGCCCCGTGTCTGccgctctccccctcccaccagcctCCCCCTATCTCGGTTCCGCCGGCCTCGCTCCGCACCTTGCGGTCGATGCGGACGGTGAAGACGCGTCCATCGCGCAAGGGCTCCCGGCTCAACACCAGCCCGTGGTTAAACTCCTGGCCCGGCTGCTGCCGCCGCGCTGTACGCCCACAGGCCGACAGGCTCACCAGGCGCCCAGTGCGCGGGTGCAGCTCCCCGCCGCTGCCCAGACCCCCGCCGGACCCCGGCACTGCGCCGCTCCCGCcggggcccccacccccacccggcccCGGCCCGGGGCCTCCCCCAGAGCCCCCACTCCCACCCGACCCCGCCGCCATTGCCGCTGACACCGGGGCCGCGCGACAGCCGCGCTTGGCGGCACCGTGGCAACCGCGGTGCCCAGACACCGGGAGGGAACAGGACTCCGGGCTGGGGCCGGGTATGCTTTACGGCACTGCCGGGCGACGGCGCATCCCCGGCTGGGGAATTAATGACCGCCGCTGTGGGAACGGAAGGACGACGGGGTCGGGCGGGCTTGCTTTACGGCACTACGAGGTGACGGAGTGGGCCCGACAGCCGTGCAGACGGGGCAGGGAGCTTTTGCGACAGCGGTAGAAACGACGGCCGCAGGCGTCTTTACGACGCAGGGGATGCTGCCCCCCCCCATTCAGCTTTGCGACAGCGGCCCCTCCGGCCCCGCCCTCGCTGAGGCAGGCGATTCCTAGAGATGGTCGTTTTCCGGCGAGGGGGGAGCAGGTGTCCCCTCCGCTGCGCCTTCTGCGGGCGGGAGCGTGGCGTCCGTGGGATTCGGAGAAGAGACCCTGTAGCTTTACGCATGAAAACCTCGGCCCCCCGCACCCCGAGAGCGCACGTTTCAAGACAGTGTTGCCACGCCTCCACTTGGTATCTCCCCTCCCGTGAGAGGCAAAGCGGGCTGGCTTAGGGGGGATACAAGGGCCCGCTGCATTTCTAAGGAAGCCCACCTTGAACTCCCATCCAGCCAAACCCTTAAGTCGTAAGGCCGCGGACAGAGTCCAGCAAAACCCTGGCCGCGGCGGTCTCCTGCGACGGCTGATGGTCTGCCCCCAAACCCCAGCTCTTGAGCTAGCTCCCGGCCCGACCCCGAGCTCGCGCGGAGGTGGGAGGGCTGTGACGTCACAACCAGGCTTCTCGGCCCCGAACAAGGACCCTGATTGTGATTGGATAATGCGGATGAAGGCGGTGATGGGGAAGAAGGGCGGGAACAAAtcccagagacaaagaaagaaggcCTTTGGGTGGGACACAAAGGGAGGGGCCCTGGCCCGAGGTCCCTCTATAAAGCTTGATTCCGGGGCCCCGGCTTTAGGGAGCAGAGCGGACGAACACCCGGGCTTCGGCCCGATGGTCCCCAGGCtgcggtgggggcggggccgcggggcggggCCAAGTTGAACCGGGAGGTGGGGCGGGGCCATGGAGAGGCGGGAGGCTCTAGGGGCTGCTGGCGGCCTCCGCGGGGAATCCCCGGGAGCGGCACCCAAGGGTGTGCCAGAAGGAGTCAGAACGGAGGAGGCCGACGCCGGGCCGCCGTCCGGGGTGGTCCCGTCTCAGGGTTCTGGGCCCTCCCCGCACTCCGTGGAAATCGTAACTTGCGCTCCTGGTTCTAGCCGGCCCACCGCGGGGGTAGCTGTCCTCGGTTCGGGGCCCCACCGGCCCCCGGGGGAGGTTGCGAGCCTCAGCGCCGGGTCCGGGACACACCCTGACGGATTACCTGCCCCCTTCCCTGAAGCCAGTGTGTGCGGGACCTGCAGCCCCGGGTCGGGGGGCTCTGGGGTGTACAGCTGGGAATGCAGTCCATCGCGCTCCGGGTCAACCTGCTTGAACCTCCACAAACCTTGTGAGGACTGGCCCCGCAGCATCCTAAAGACCAGCACCACCATCCTGATGCAGAAATCCCTTAGTGCTGACAAGTACGGAATCCAGCTCGGCCGGCTCCCGGCGCCGAGCCCAGAGGGAGGGGTGCGGGACACTGGCGGGGGCGGAGCTCGGGGAGGGGGTGGAGTCCCGACAACCTGGAAGCCCGGGCGGCACAGGGCCACTGGGTGGGAAACCCGAGGTCCCGGGCCTTGGGGAGAGCAGCGGGTGCCCGGTCCATGCTGGCTACACAGTGCGTGCAGATCATTGGGTGTAATCCCGATCCCCAGGCTCCTCTGCCTCGGACACGACGAGAGGGTACAAGGAAAAGGttttgaatgaaggaatgagggAGGGCTGTAAGGAGGAGGTCGCCGGGAGGTCTCCTCCCCATTTCTTGTGTCCTTACCCTACTCCAGGAAAAAGGCCCAGCGGTGGGATGAAATGAACATCCTGGCCACCTACCACCCCGCTGACAAGGATTATGGGTTTATGAAGGTGGATGAGCCCAGCACCCCCTACCAAAGGTGCAGAGCCTGCAGCCCTAGCCTTCAGCCCAGACCCTTCACTATTCAAAGGGGgtttggggaggcagagaggtctCAGGGACTGGATACTGCCTGGTGCCCCGCCTCtcagccctgctccctccctccaccgCAGGCTGCAGGACAGCGATGAGGACATGCCTGGGGTGGTCTCTCACACAGTGACTCCCCAGGAGCTGGCTGAAAGGTGAGAGGCCCACCGGAGATCAGTAGGGATGTGGggcctcttccttcctccacccctGGGGTCAGAGCCCCCTCTGCTTTTTGGCCACCAGAATGGGAAGAACTTCAATTCCTATCAGGACTGACCAAGGCCAAGGTGGGAGAGAGCAAGCCAGCGAGGCCCCATCTACCACCTGCCCCCCTTGTCCTTTCCCCTTGGGTGCCAACTAGTCTCCTTCCCCTTCAGGTTTGCAACAATGGACAATTTCTACCCCAAGGTCCTGCGGTACCGTAATAAGAGAAGTTCAGAGTCTTCAGACATCTTTTCCAAGACACGTGAGATGAGGGGTCAGGGCTGAGTGGAAAGGGGAGGCAGAGTGAACCCTCGGCAGGAGCCTGGCAGGAAAGCCCAGCTCTTACCATGGCCCACAGACTCCAGTGATTTTGACAAGCACCGAAAATCGCACTATGATGAGGGAAAGTTCCTCAAGGCTCAGAAAAGCCTTCCCTTCAGTAAGAACAAGCCCTGCCATGGTGCTCGCTCCAGTCTGGGCAGCGGTAGTCGGGTCATGGAGCCCAGGCCTGTGGAGAGAGGCCGGATGGGAGGACTGACCGGAGAAGTCCAAGATGAGATATGTCTGGTGACCAGGAACCACGTCCCAGAAGTCAAGGGTTAGCCCTGGGCCTTGAGAGGGAGGTGATGGGTGGCAAGCCCAGGGAAGACAGAAAGCagctgggggcgtctgggtgactcagtgggttaaaacctctgcctttggctcaggtcatggtctcagggttctgggatcgagccccacatcgggctctctgctcggcagggagcctgctttccttcctctctctctgcctgcctctctgcctacttgcgatctctgtccaataaataaataaaatcttttttaaaataaataaaatctttaaattaaaaaaaaaagaaagaaagaaggcaactGGAGTGGGGTCCTCAGCACGACCCTCAGGAAGCCCGAGAAAGGCGTGGGGGATGGAGAGCTCGCTGGGGTTTCCTAACGTGGGAGAAGGGCATAGAATGGAGATGAGAACCCGGGGCCTGAGCTTCTCCCCTGTGCAGGGGGGGCTCTTATGGACACCTGTGGATCCCTGGATGCCCCAGGCAGCTGGAAGACTCAGCGTGATTGCGATGACTCCTCAGATCCCCCTACCTTCAGAAACCCGTCCCTGCCTTCAGCCACCGTCGTGTGGGACCAGGACGTTGATCAGCAGCGCAAGGAGTATTATAGCAAGGGAAGGTACCTCAGATGCTCTCCCCACCCAGAGCTTGAGGAGGACACAGAAGACGAGCCCGAGCAGCGGGACAGTGAGAGCCGGTGGGGTCAGCCCGGGGCAGGGGGTGCCGACAACCAACAGACTTGAGGGGTGCCCCAACCTTGACCCCCTGATCCTGCCAGGCTCAGCAGATTTTAACTGGGTGATTGAGAGTCCCACAGGCACTGAGGTCCGTCTATTGGAGCACGCAGAAAGCCCCGTTCAGGATCCCCGGGCCTCCGAGGAGTCCCTGGCAGGGACATCGCAGCCTGGTGAGGGCACTGGGCCACAAGGCCTGGCTCTTGGCCAGCTCCCATCCCCCCAACCGCCCTTCTTTGCACACCGGGGTAGATCGCAACAGATGCCAAGAGCAGCCTCAAGCATCCTGGTGTGCAAGGCCCAAGTTGTACAGAGAGGAACTGGGGAGGCTCAGAAGGGACGGGGACCCCCTCTAGCTTGGGACTACCCGCTGGCCACATGCCTCCTCCCTGACTCCTCTCTGCCACTCACCACATTGCAGGGGCTACCCTGTCCTCCAAAGACAGAGCAGAGTCAGGCTGGTGTCAGTGGGTGATATCCAAGGAGCTCGACTGGCTAAGCCCAGAAAGCTTGGAGAAGGAACTTGGAAGCAGCCCACACTCTCCACACCAAAACCAGTGCAGATGtgagcctggggaggggtgaggggctgCCTGCACtggccagggagggagagggcctGAGTGGGTAGCTTCTACAGAGTTTCAGGGGGGCAGGGGCCAGATCTCCCACCTGTTACAAGACAGCCAGTGACCCATTCCTTTCTCCGTCCAGACGAAACCTTGCGGATTCGATGGACACAGGAGGAGGAAAGCAGACAATAAAAACTGTAGCCAGCCTGGGGTGAGATGGGGGCCAGCGTCTCCCAGGCCTCACCCCTTTCAGGTGGACAATAAAGAGAAGTGCAGGAGCCTGGGTGCTGTGACTCGTTCACGGAGGATGGGCCTGCTCAGTCACCGaggacaggggaggagggagggacctCCACACACAGGAAACCACAGCGAGCAGAGCAAAGAAAGCTGGGAGCAGCCTGGCAGACTGGACTCAGCAAGGGCTTTTGAGGCCCAGAAGCAGGGCTGCAGCAGGGGGCCGGCGCTTGGTGTGGCTCGACCAACCTTATATGTACCATGTTAGCATCTTTAGTTCTTCCAACAAGCCCGGGGACTGGGGGGGGGCCATcatccccaccttccagatgagcTAACCTGAGGAATCAATGAGCTTGCCCAGGGTCCCTCCGAGAGACAGAATCAGGACTTGAGCCTACATCTGCCAGCCCCCCCAATCCCTGTGTCCCccaaggagaaagtcagagggccCTGGGCTCCCAGGAGGAAGGGGACAGCCAAGTCTCAGTGGGCGGGGCTACGGCTTATCCGCCTGGCcccgcctctgcccctcccttgcgcCGCCAGCAAGTGTGAAGTGAGAGGTCCTCCTTGGACACCCCTTACCCTTGGAGAAGGAATTGGGCACCCCCCCACAGGCTCTTCCCCAGGAGAggaccccctcctccttcctcatcaACCCCTCCGGGGGCAGGGAGCATCTCCACCGTGTACCCCTGCCCGTCAGTCCCAAGACAAGACAAGCTGAGATGACTGTCAAGCTGGATTTCGAGGAGTGTCTCAAGGACTCACCCCGTTTCCGGTAAGTGTGCACAGGTCTGGGGGACACGGGGGTGAGGTCCAACccccctaacacacacacacaccaccaccacacacacagcacacagccTTCCCCAGGCCAGATGTCCTTCCAGGGGACAAGTTCACAAAGGGACAAGATCAAACTCGAGGACCAGAGTAGCACCTCCACTAGGCGACCCCGGGCTCTGATACTCTGCACCCCCTTTCCGGGCAGAGGGGGCCGCTCCAGCCGGTCTTGCCCCCAGAGCTGACACTCTCTCCTCCCGTCTTGGggacccctgcccctcccccagcacctgcTGGGGCGGTTAGCAACTTCCTGCCTGGGCCACATCCACCCTCCCATTACCCTTCCTGCTCGGCCTGGGCCCCACGAGCTCCCACACTACACAGAGGAAGGGAGCCCAAGAGGGCGGGTGGTCAAGCCAGCCCCCTTCACCGATCAGTTTTTCTGTCTGTCTCATTACGCACTAACCCCAACGCCAACCTTCCTGGGGGGCCCGGACCCAGTGCACCCAGACTCTGTTCTGGTGACCCTGTGCCTCTCTTCCCAGAGCCTCCATCGAGCTGGTGGAAGCCGAGGTGTCAGAACTGGAGACCCGGCTGGAAAAGGTGACGGGGGAGAGGCAACCCAGGATGGCATTAAGATGAGAGGGGCGGGCTGGGGAGAAAAGTGGAGAACCCCAAAGAGTTCCGAGTGTTGTTGAATGCTAACCGTGTGGGCTAAATACTATGGGGGCCACAGAGAAGGAGGTGGGAGCTCTGTACCCACAAGGAGCACAGGATCTTGGAAGACCAGACTCCCTGTGGGCTTCCTGGGTCAGCTGCAAGCCCAGCCTTCTGGGCCCTGGGCCTCCAGACACAGGGACGGCAAGATGTTTGCCCCCGGGCAGCCCACAAACGGCCTTGGGGAGATAAACCAGTTGAGTGAGACACTTAAACCTCAGACAGGAAGGCCATCCCTGGCCACTTTTCATAAAATGGGCACATGTGTGCTGACAAGGTGACATCAATTTGGATGGAAATGCAGCCACAGGAGCCGCGGGTGgctgtcccctccctctgccacaggGCATGACCCGATCATGGGAGCGCTGTTTTGTGCCCTTGGCCATATTCTTTTGGGGTAGGATCAAGTTGCGTGTCCCACGCTGGTGGGGGGGTGATGCAAGGGAGGGGACCGTCCAGGGTCATCTGAGAGCATGTCTGTCACACTTGCcaatttgcattctttttttttttttaagattttatgtatttatttgtgtgagagagagagcgagagagagcgagcatgaaaagaagggtcagagggagaagccgactccccgccaagcagggagcctgatgcggtagTCAGTCacgggaccccaggaccccaggatcatgacctgagccaaaggcagttgcttaacccactgagctacccaggcacctgccAATATGTGTT is a window from the Neovison vison isolate M4711 chromosome 5, ASM_NN_V1, whole genome shotgun sequence genome containing:
- the LOC122907363 gene encoding uncharacterized protein LOC122907363, whose product is MERREALGAAGGLRGESPGAAPKGVPEGVRTEEADAGPPSGVVPSQGSGPSPHSVEIVTCAPGSSRPTAGVAVLGSGPHRPPGEVASLSAGSGTHPDGLPAPFPEASVCGTCSPGSGGSGVYSWECSPSRSGSTCLNLHKPCEDWPRSILKTSTTILMQKSLSADKKKAQRWDEMNILATYHPADKDYGFMKVDEPSTPYQRLQDSDEDMPGVVSHTVTPQELAERFATMDNFYPKVLRYRNKRSSESSDIFSKTREMRGQG